tgggtttggctggtgaaggctgtcattgtaaataagaatttgttcttaacttacttatctagttaaataaaggttaaatacaaattcataaaaataggaaaaataaaatgCATAACTCATGATCTATAGCAATCCTTTTAAGTGGACCACAAAAAATATCAAATACTTAGGATGCTTAATAATTGacaacaaaatacaaatatttcaagATAAAGTTATCCCATTactcaacaatatgaaagcagatcTAATTAAATGGAACAATCTTCCAATGAATCTAAGTTTACTATAACAAATAACATGAACGATACAACGTAGGAGAAGCGTCTAGACATGAAAAACAGAAACAATACCCCCTGGGAgtgccagataaaggggaggtaatggagtccaggtgtgctaAATGATGaagcgcaggtgtgcgtaatgatgaaagCCAGGTGCTTGTAATGATGgttcccaggaccggtggttagtaaaccggcGACGTTGAACGCCGGAGtggaggagcgggagtagacgtgacaattaaaaactggaaatcaaccaatcctccatcgTTAAAACAATGGAACGGTCCATTGATTTATTGTCTAAATATTGAAAGTGTGTGGATGattgagagaaacaaaatggtgcagtttgaggccatgtgtcTGAGAGTGATACAGGCGctagagatgggggtgtgagcaggtgggtcttgGCAGGGATGTATGtggatgttttgtattgttaaaaaaatcataaataaaatggatttaatccaatttgatttcaggctgtaacaacatttggaataaCAATTACTTCACcacgctcaaagggatattcaatgtcggcttttttttacccatataccaataggtgcccttctttgcaaggcattggaaaatctctctggtctttgtggttgaatctgtgtttgaaattcactgctcgacttagggatcagagatgaggtagtcatttaacattattattgcacacagagtgagtccatgcaacttattatgtaacaTGTTAAGCAAATTATTATTACTGAACTTATTTAGCATTGCTATAAATGGATTTGAATATACGTATTGACTTGATAcattttcagcttttcattttttattaataaaaaaaatgtgtaaacaCATAATTCcagtttgacattatggagtattgtgtgtaggccagtaacacatctacatttaatccattttaaattcaagctgtaacacaacaaaatgtggaaaaagtcaaggggtgtgaatactttctgaaggcactgtaaactgcctctaccctctgttctattggcgAATTTGCAATCACTGTAAAACAAACTAGACAAGCTCCATTCAatgggacctgaagaactgtaatatcctatgattcacagagtcgtggctaaacgaggacatagttaatataaatctatctgtttttcgatacatcggcaggacagaacagcagtgtTTCGTAAATGCAAGGGCGGggctgtgtctctttgttaacaacagctaaTTGCATGGTTTGTCTACATAAGCTGGTTCAAgcattcatgacattaccctgaagaaggcgcagtgatgccgaaacattggcgttttacccaataaattactgggggTTTATTATAGTGTGCGACTCTATTTTATAGCTAACAGCTGGTGCGccatctctaatattaaggaagtcttgaggttctgctcacctgagttagaatacctcatgataagctgtagaccataccatttaccaagagagttttcatctatattttttgaagctgtctatttaccatcaCAAACTGATGCTGACACTAAGACACTCTCAACAAGCTACATAGGGTCATAAgccaacaagaaaatgctcatccagagccAGCGCTCctagtgattttaatgcaggaaaactgaaatccttCTGAcaaatttctaccagcatttcacctgtgcaactagaaggGGAAAAAACCTTTAGATCACCTTTGCTCCACACACAGATGATGAACAAAGCTCTCCCTAGTCCTCCATTTTGTAAATCTTACCAAAACTCTAGTCTCCTGATTGTTATTTACAAGCAAACActcaaaacaggaagtaccagtgacacacTCAattcggaagtggtcagatgttgtggatgctaaactacaggactgttttgcaagcacagactggaatatgttccgggattcatccgatggcattgaggagtttaccacatcagtcacggcTTCATTATTAATAAGTGCATctacgacgtcatccccacagtgaccgtatgtacatattcCAAactgaagccatggattacaggaaacatccatactgagctaaaggctagagctgccactttgaaggagtgggacactaacccttacgcttataagaaatcccacttcaCCCTCCgacaaccatcaaacaggcaaagcatcaaaacAGGATGAAAATCGAATCCTACTAAAGCGTATCTGACACTCATTATTGAATATGGCAGGGCATGCgaactatcatggattacaaatggaaacccagccatgagctgcccagtgacacgagcctaccagacaagcttaatgccttctatgctcgatttgaggcaagcaacactgaaccatgggTGAGACCACCAGCTGTTCCGGGACGACTGTTTGATCACGCTccctgtagccgatgtgagtaagacttttaaacaggttaacattcacaaggccgcagggccagacaaatTATAAGAACACTTAATCAGAGTatgcactgaccagctggcaagtgtcttagattacattttcaacctctccctgacacagtctgtaatacctacatgtttcaaacataaTTCTTGTGCCCAacaatgccaaggtaacctgtctaaatgattaTCACCCTGTAGTACTCACATTTGTAGCCATGAAATACACCCTGGACAcccagtgaagaggcgactccgggatgctggccttgtaggcagagttgcaaagaaaaagccatatctaagacttgccaataaaaataaaatattaagatgggcaaaataacacagacactggacagaggaactctgcctaggccagcatcccggagttgcatcttcactgttgacgttgagactggtgttttgcgggtactatttaatgaagctgacagttgaggacttgtgaggcatctgtttctcaaactagacactctaatgtactagccctcctgctcagttgtgcaccagggcctcccactcctctttctattctggttagagccagtttgcgctgttctgtgaagggagtagtacacagcgctgtacgagatctttagtttcttggcaatttctcacatggaatagctttcatttctcagccattttgagcctgcagTTCAAACCCACATatgctaatgctccagatactcaactagtctaaagaaggccagttttattgcttctttaatcaggacaacacttttcagctgtgctaacataattccaaaagggttttctaatgatcaattagccttttaaaatgataaacttggattagctaacacaacgtgccattggaacacaggagtgatggttgctagtgatgggcctctgtatgcctatgttgatattccataacaaatctggcgtttccagctacaatagtcattcacaacgttaacaatgtctacacaatatttctgatcaatttgatgctattttaatggacaaaatgtgattttctttcaaaaacaaggacatttctaagtgaccccaaaacttTGAACGGTAATGTATGTAAATtccatatttctgtattttattttcaataaattagcagacattttttttaaacttgttttctctttgtcattatgggtgatAAAATCATCTATGTAATCTATTTAGAATTCAGTCTGTTGTACAATATAATGTGGAATAAGTTATTGTGTATggatgctttctgaaggcactgtagttgcTAGCAGGTGTCAATAAAACTAGGTCAGTGTGATAATCTTTATTCTTTAATTAGTTTAATTAGATGATTTAGTCACAATAAGCCCTTTCCCTTATCTGAGGTTAAGATCAATTAACTAATTAGTTCCTAAGCCAATTTAGCCAATTTTAGACCCAATGACATAGGGACCCAAAATGGTATAAACCCCCCTACCTGGACAACCTAGCATAGGCAAAGGTTGACAGCCAGATCAGATCTCAGCTTGTCTTTCTCTTGCATTCGTTGGATATCCACTGAGCGAAGATGCAGAACGGCACGGAAGGAAGCAACTTCTACATCCCCATGTCCAACAGGACTGGGCTTGTAAGGAGTCCTTTTCTATACCAACAGTACTACTTGGCGCCTCCATGGCAATACTATTGTCTTGCCTTCTATATGTTCTTCCTGATCTGCTTTGGATTCCCCATCAACGGTCTGACCCTGTATGTCACAGCCACAAACAAGAAGCTCCGGCAACCCCTTAACTTCATCCTGGTCAACTTGGCTGCAGCTGGAATGATCATGGTCCTCTTTGgattcaccatcaccatcacatcTGCTCTTAACGGCTATTTCGTCTTTGGGCCAATGGGCTGTGCTATTGAGGGCTTCATGGCTACACTTGGAGGTAAGAAATCTTAAAAAATACTATGGAATCTACTTCAGTTTAAACTCATTTAAAATAATGATACGCTGTACCCAAAGTAATTGAAAATCAATTTGGAATTGAAAGTACTGTACTCAAAgtttagaacatttagaacagaAATAAATGACTTCAGATTGTGGTTTCATTCTCCAGGTGAGGTTGCCCTGTGGTCTCTGGTAGTGCTGGCTGTCGAGAGATACATTGTGGTCTGCAAGCCAATGGGAAGCTTCACGTTCACTTCCACCCATGCTGGTGCTGGTGTTGCATTCACCTGGATAGCTGCTATGGCTTGTGCTGCTCCCCCACTGGTTGGATGGTCCAGGTAAGCTGTAACCAGTGTAGAAAATTTGAAGTAACATCAAATGTTATTCACATGCTATTCAAGTCATGCTCCATCCACCACCAATcctactcactcacacacaatgtAAATATTGTGCATTTCTATTCCTCTTAGGTACATCCCAGAGGGCATGCAGTGCTCATGTGGACCTGACTACTACACCTTGGCCGAAGGCTTCAACAATGAATCATATGTGATCTACATGTTTACCTGCCACTTCATATTACCAGTCTGTTTGATCGCCTTCACTTATGGAAGCCTGGTCCTCACAGTCAAAGCGGTAAGTGACTTattacaaaaacaacatttatctAGCAGTTCCACATAGTGTGCAAAATGATAGTTCTCCGCTCTGATGTCTTGATTATCTTCATTTTCAGGCTGCAGCTTCCCAGCAGGACTCAGCATCTACCCAGAAAGCTGAGAAGGAAGTCACACGTATGTGCGTCCTGATGGTTTGTGGTTTCATGATCGCCTGGACCCCCTATGCCAGCCTTGCTGCCTGGATCTTCTTCAACAAAGGAATTGCTTTCACTGCCCAGTCCATGGCTATACCTGCCTTCTTCTCCAAGAGCTCAGCTTTGTTCAACCCCATTATCTATGTGCTGATGAACAAACAGGTTGGTAACAGCCATTTTTTTCTCTACTTGGAACACTGAGTATGACCTAGCAGCATTAGAATAGATTTTTTgttaaatgtattttgacttgtcaTGCTCATTGCTTTTCATTCTTTATACATGTTTTACCTTTTCTACTTACTCTTTGAGTTTGACCGAGCAGCAACATATTATattgtttgtttaatgtgttatGCTCATTGCTTTTCATTATTTTCCCTTCCAGTTCCGTGGCTGCATGCTGGCCGCTGTAGGGATGAAAGCAGAAGAAGATGAGACGTCTGTATCAGCAAGCAAGACAGAAGTTTCTTCTGTGGGCCCTGCATAGAGACTTTCCCTCATCCTGCACTTCATGCCCTCTGATTTCTACCCTTGTCTAATGCTCTACAATTCATGGACTGTTTTTGAAGACTTCTACCAATTGGACATTATGTGCAGATTATTATATTTACTTGTAACAATTGGACTCCAAAACAAACTCAAGAACTGCATTTTGCTGCTTAGATTCCTAAAATGAACTGACGTAAACAGTTTTTGTAATAAGTTTACTGCAGGTTGTGACATCTAATAAAACACCTGTTTTTTGTTCTCTTTGCTCTCACCGCAGTCAAGAGACAACTCCCCAACTGGAGGGCTATAATTTACGATGGTAACATCTAAAGGCAAGCTCAACAATAAGACACAACCTAGTTTCTACAGTTCATAAGGAACACGAGATAATGACGCAAAACCTCTCTTCACTAACACTGCGTCATTCTGCACCGTGTCACTCAATGTAGTTGAGATTGGATCACGAGATTGTATTTTTATGTTATTGTGAGGCTAGCAATTATTTTGCTGGCATGTGTCATCATTTAAtgtaaatattttataaataacaAAAAATTGTGGTACTAGATAAATAAATGCATGCATAACAAAtacttctttgttgttgtgatATTCATTTGACAACTGATTTCCAATCCTACCTACATTCATGTCCAGTGGGTAGTAGGGGAGAGTTGAGCCAttatttttacattcagcatcactccattAAGAAAATCacagtattctttctaacaaagatatctacatatattttctaacgttgtgtatccctggaaataatcaggaTTTATGTAAacatttcttaactgacttgcctagtaaaataaaggttaaataaaacatttaaaacatctGAGAGCAGCTCTCCctttctttcgatcctatcaATATCAGGggtgaaaatctgatatcaactttggaggggacaattacatgaaattttctcaagagcaattcctgaggcggacaccaaaagtagtgctgtaacacatagcctacattgtaatatggtaaatgtaatattgaggaaccaaagaaataaggtgtttgccgtactcctaactaccggtacccaaaactacacaactaatcacaaccgcaataccattgcctttaacaaatcttagttcagtcacaagtttaagttgagagagggggtatccatggcattttccaattatgttcctattttacaagtaaaaaaaattgagaacctttcataatgttgccaaacaaagactcaacaaacttacctgagactccctgtctctgccagtctgtccctgcatatctgtccccaactctgctgtctgtgtgccatctgttgcctgctctgcctaatgacatcattgtgaaacatttccattagaatttcatttctttcttatgaacattttatcaactagtctttgagatattaggctactagggttcttactttgcattttggtgtactgaaaaatactctgatgtctgtcttttatttttcgacctggctggctggctggctggctggctacacacacacacagtgtgtaggttatttacagtaggagatgggcttctatcatcttatcttttatcattctatttgggcttcgatctaaaaggtagctagcaaatgtgaaacggattaaaatgacaagagttgacagctgtatgagttcaccatttacacaacatatgctgcaaccttttgtaattttaatagtttgtttcatattggctggcttccaacaatagctgaatttacaaagctagcgagcaccaattccgtttcag
The sequence above is drawn from the Salmo salar chromosome ssa22, Ssal_v3.1, whole genome shotgun sequence genome and encodes:
- the LOC106583538 gene encoding green-sensitive opsin-2-like, with product MQNGTEGSNFYIPMSNRTGLVRSPFLYQQYYLAPPWQYYCLAFYMFFLICFGFPINGLTLYVTATNKKLRQPLNFILVNLAAAGMIMVLFGFTITITSALNGYFVFGPMGCAIEGFMATLGGEVALWSLVVLAVERYIVVCKPMGSFTFTSTHAGAGVAFTWIAAMACAAPPLVGWSRYIPEGMQCSCGPDYYTLAEGFNNESYVIYMFTCHFILPVCLIAFTYGSLVLTVKAAAASQQDSASTQKAEKEVTRMCVLMVCGFMIAWTPYASLAAWIFFNKGIAFTAQSMAIPAFFSKSSALFNPIIYVLMNKQFRGCMLAAVGMKAEEDETSVSASKTEVSSVGPA